A window of the Pseudomonas furukawaii genome harbors these coding sequences:
- a CDS encoding phage tail protein, producing MANLPERPEYAEGIYQIELTDPVVGGVEGISNRQARQLAGRTGWLRQAIERILSGAQVVARASQLESARRFIFRGAATGEASFDGSSNAVVELTLANSGAKAGTYPVVSIDAKGLVTAGRALRPDDIPALPWSRITSGKPTSLAGYGITDALPASAFNWLNLPGKPTTFLPERHGHAWSEIAATPTTLAGYGITDALRANALTWANLTGKPGAFPPSSHTHPWSAISGTPGTLAGYGITEVPELVRTLGWRTRSAATANEAGGDFNLITRPGCHDILMHGANRNGPGGGYYYVLVFEYAGTNLTQLLVPYSTGGLIYRHRYNNVWGNYSYLLDSNNQHLHAGAPGQVAAFAGAAPPPGWLKANGAAVSRTHYARLFAAIGTRYGAGDGKTTFNLPDLRGEFIRGWDDARGLDASRTLGSVQGHLLGTHSHAATSAAAGQHNHVATAGAAGAHSHTLSRAANGGTFTNVPFPGHNPSGTFTTSTDGTHVHPINVAANGSHNHAISVTATGGHETRPRNLALLYCIKY from the coding sequence ATGGCAAACCTGCCCGAACGGCCCGAATACGCAGAGGGCATCTACCAGATCGAACTCACCGACCCAGTGGTGGGCGGCGTCGAGGGCATCTCCAATCGCCAGGCCCGTCAACTGGCGGGCCGCACCGGCTGGCTCAGACAGGCCATCGAGCGCATCCTCAGCGGCGCCCAGGTCGTCGCCAGGGCATCGCAACTGGAAAGCGCCCGTCGCTTCATCTTCAGGGGCGCCGCCACTGGCGAAGCCAGCTTCGATGGCAGCAGCAACGCCGTGGTGGAACTCACCCTGGCCAACAGCGGCGCCAAGGCCGGCACCTACCCGGTGGTCAGCATCGATGCCAAGGGCCTGGTCACCGCCGGCCGGGCGCTGCGCCCCGACGACATTCCAGCGCTACCCTGGAGCCGCATCACCAGCGGCAAACCCACCTCGCTGGCCGGCTATGGCATCACCGATGCCCTGCCCGCGAGCGCCTTCAACTGGCTCAACCTGCCTGGCAAGCCCACCACCTTCCTCCCCGAACGCCACGGCCATGCCTGGAGTGAAATCGCTGCCACGCCCACCACACTGGCCGGCTACGGCATCACCGACGCGCTGCGCGCCAACGCCCTCACCTGGGCGAACCTCACCGGCAAACCCGGCGCATTCCCACCCTCCAGCCACACTCACCCCTGGAGCGCCATCAGCGGCACCCCCGGCACCTTGGCGGGCTATGGCATTACCGAGGTTCCTGAACTGGTGCGTACCCTGGGCTGGAGAACTCGCTCGGCGGCCACCGCCAACGAGGCCGGCGGCGACTTCAACCTCATCACCCGCCCCGGCTGCCACGACATCCTCATGCACGGCGCCAACCGCAACGGGCCGGGAGGCGGGTACTACTACGTCCTGGTATTCGAGTACGCCGGCACCAACCTGACCCAGCTCCTGGTGCCGTACAGCACCGGTGGCCTGATCTACCGGCACCGCTACAACAACGTCTGGGGCAACTACAGCTACCTCCTCGACAGCAACAACCAGCACCTGCACGCCGGCGCACCGGGCCAGGTGGCCGCCTTCGCCGGAGCGGCACCGCCCCCCGGCTGGCTCAAGGCCAATGGCGCGGCGGTCAGCCGTACCCACTACGCCCGCCTGTTCGCGGCCATTGGCACCCGCTATGGCGCGGGCGACGGTAAAACCACCTTCAACCTGCCGGACCTGCGCGGCGAGTTCATCCGGGGTTGGGACGATGCACGGGGACTGGATGCAAGCCGTACCCTGGGCAGCGTCCAGGGCCACCTGCTGGGCACACATAGCCACGCGGCCACCTCCGCAGCAGCCGGACAACACAACCACGTGGCGACCGCCGGAGCGGCAGGGGCGCACAGCCACACCCTCAGCCGCGCGGCCAACGGTGGAACCTTCACCAACGTCCCATTCCCCGGACACAACCCCAGCGGCACATTCACCACCTCCACCGACGGCACCCACGTCCACCCCATCAACGTCGCCGCCAATGGCTCCCACAACCACGCCATCAGCGTCACCGCGACCGGCGGCCACGAAACCCGCCCGCGAAATCTCGCCCTGCTCTACTGCATCAAGTACTGA
- a CDS encoding phage tail protein I, whose protein sequence is MPELLPPNSTPLERRLARTASGLSELPVAIRHLRDPDRCPAGLLPYLAWELSVDEWNPHWGDDRKRRSVAESVAVHRRKGTRGAVRRALETLFGTDGFTLVEGAVAGLYDGRAHYNGLHFHGREGNWARYSVLIRQPITFQQAAEARRVLAAVAPARCQLLVLDYTRAAHAHDGAIRHDNRYPHGVA, encoded by the coding sequence ATGCCTGAGCTGCTCCCCCCCAACAGCACCCCGCTGGAGCGCCGCCTGGCCCGGACGGCGTCCGGGCTTTCCGAGTTGCCAGTGGCCATCCGACACCTGCGCGACCCCGACCGGTGCCCGGCGGGCTTGCTCCCCTACCTCGCCTGGGAGCTGTCGGTGGACGAGTGGAACCCCCACTGGGGCGACGACCGCAAGCGCCGCAGCGTGGCCGAAAGCGTTGCGGTTCACCGCCGCAAGGGCACTCGCGGCGCCGTACGCCGCGCCCTGGAAACCCTCTTCGGCACCGATGGCTTCACCCTGGTGGAAGGCGCCGTCGCCGGTCTCTACGACGGCCGCGCGCACTACAACGGCCTGCACTTCCATGGCCGCGAGGGCAACTGGGCCCGCTACAGCGTCCTCATCCGCCAGCCCATCACCTTCCAGCAGGCGGCCGAGGCCCGTCGCGTGCTCGCCGCCGTCGCACCGGCCCGCTGCCAGCTGCTGGTCCTGGACTACACCCGCGCCGCCCATGCCCATGACGGCGCCATCCGACATGACAACCGCTACCCCCATGGAGTCGCGTAA
- a CDS encoding baseplate assembly protein, giving the protein MSGTFNPIDLSRLPAPDVIEALDYEILLAERKAHLLSLWPEPERAAIGERLALESDPLHKLLQENTYRELLLRQRINDACRAVMLAFATGHDLEHLGALFDVSRQLVSPGNPDALPPQPPQYETDERLRQRIQLSLEGFSTAGPKAAYSYHALSASPRVKDVAILTPEPGVVRVVLLETRGKGVPDAELRAQVYAALSDEDVRPLCDTVEVRPADVLEYQVIARLSFYRGPDQALAMAAAEAATRAYVDEHHRLGHDITRSGLFAALHQPGVHNVTLLAPAADIPVADHQAAYCTGIQLESGGLDA; this is encoded by the coding sequence ATGAGCGGCACCTTCAACCCCATCGACCTTTCGCGCCTGCCGGCCCCCGACGTCATCGAGGCCCTGGACTACGAAATCCTCCTCGCGGAGCGCAAGGCACACCTGCTCAGCCTCTGGCCCGAGCCGGAACGGGCCGCCATAGGCGAGCGCCTGGCCCTGGAGTCCGACCCGCTGCACAAGCTCCTCCAGGAGAACACCTACCGCGAACTGCTGCTGCGCCAGCGCATCAACGATGCCTGTCGCGCGGTGATGCTCGCCTTTGCCACCGGCCACGACCTCGAGCACCTGGGCGCCCTGTTCGACGTCAGCCGGCAACTCGTCAGCCCCGGCAACCCTGACGCCCTGCCACCGCAACCACCCCAGTACGAAACCGATGAGCGCCTGCGCCAGCGCATCCAGCTCTCCCTCGAAGGCTTCAGCACCGCCGGTCCCAAGGCCGCCTACAGCTACCACGCCCTCAGCGCCTCCCCCCGGGTCAAGGACGTGGCCATCCTCACCCCCGAGCCCGGTGTCGTGCGCGTCGTGCTGCTGGAAACACGGGGCAAGGGCGTGCCCGACGCCGAATTGCGGGCCCAGGTCTACGCCGCGCTGTCCGACGAAGACGTGCGCCCCCTGTGCGACACCGTGGAAGTAAGGCCCGCCGACGTCCTGGAGTACCAGGTCATCGCCCGCCTCAGCTTCTACCGCGGGCCGGACCAGGCCCTGGCCATGGCCGCCGCCGAAGCCGCCACCCGTGCCTACGTGGATGAACACCATCGCCTCGGCCACGACATCACCCGCTCCGGGCTGTTCGCCGCCCTGCATCAACCCGGTGTCCACAACGTCACCCTGCTGGCCCCTGCCGCTGATATCCCCGTCGCGGACCACCAGGCGGCCTATTGCACCGGCATCCAGCTGGAATCAGGAGGTCTCGATGCCTGA
- a CDS encoding GPW/gp25 family protein, translating into MNRHTGFRLDDVAHLRQSIADILTTPLGSRLMRRDYGSRLFQLLDHPLNPQTRLRAYAATALALMRWEPRLHIGRIQLEAGSEPGRVVLTLEGARVDSNERLNLQVPLRFGGSP; encoded by the coding sequence ATGAACCGCCACACCGGCTTCCGCCTGGATGACGTGGCGCACCTGCGCCAGTCCATTGCCGACATCCTCACCACGCCCCTGGGCTCACGCCTGATGCGCCGGGACTATGGCAGCCGCCTGTTCCAACTCCTGGACCACCCCCTCAACCCGCAAACCCGCCTGCGCGCCTACGCCGCCACCGCCCTGGCGCTCATGCGCTGGGAACCCCGGCTGCACATTGGCCGCATTCAACTGGAAGCCGGCAGCGAGCCGGGCCGGGTAGTCCTGACCCTGGAAGGCGCCCGCGTGGACAGCAACGAGCGCCTCAACCTGCAGGTGCCGCTGCGCTTCGGGGGCAGCCCATGA
- a CDS encoding phage baseplate assembly protein V, with product MDSLAELARRLDNLIRLGTIAEVDHAAARCRVKSGRLLTTWLPWIALRAGGTLDWNPPTVGEQCLLFSPSGETAQALVLTGLYSDAHRAPEKSPDLHRRQYPDGAIIDYDHATHALDATLPGGATVMLQATGGVTIEGDVTVDGKLKVTGDAEIEGTARAAIDVLGADKSLVKHLHLGNLGVPTSPPQ from the coding sequence ATGGACAGCCTTGCCGAACTCGCCCGCCGCCTCGATAACCTGATCCGCCTTGGCACCATCGCCGAGGTGGACCACGCCGCCGCCCGCTGCCGGGTCAAAAGCGGCCGCCTGCTCACCACCTGGTTGCCCTGGATCGCCCTGCGCGCGGGCGGCACCCTTGACTGGAACCCGCCCACGGTCGGCGAGCAGTGCCTGCTGTTCAGTCCCAGCGGGGAGACCGCCCAGGCCCTGGTGCTGACCGGGCTGTACAGCGACGCACACCGCGCTCCCGAGAAGAGCCCCGACCTTCACCGCCGCCAATACCCGGACGGCGCCATCATCGACTACGACCACGCCACCCATGCGCTCGACGCCACCCTGCCCGGAGGTGCCACCGTCATGCTGCAGGCCACCGGCGGCGTCACCATCGAGGGCGACGTCACGGTGGACGGCAAACTCAAGGTCACCGGCGACGCCGAGATCGAAGGCACGGCCCGCGCGGCCATCGATGTGCTCGGGGCCGACAAGAGCCTGGTCAAGCACCTCCACCTGGGAAACCTGGGCGTGCCCACGAGTCCGCCGCAATGA
- a CDS encoding phage antirepressor N-terminal domain-containing protein: protein MNTAQQLIAVPFYEDTVVLVGQDNEPFVAMRPIVNNMGLVWAAQYVKIMERFSSTVSEIETVADDGKMRSMTCMPLRKLPAWLYSISPNKVKPELRDKVIRYQEECDDALWAYWTQGSAQRPGSTGITQRIALSRHRLALAKELHRTRDHDLRVVIHQQLDEVSRAMGLPTPELDSLGRAAPEAPDLLTRFWEQLAFLDGKGVDYNHAIDPGLLAINLVHLAELLKEHGQPFRPTRPLHEALRQSHSPQFLEHKPVFSRLIRKSVRCWVFKRA, encoded by the coding sequence ATGAACACCGCACAACAGCTGATCGCCGTCCCCTTCTATGAAGACACTGTTGTCCTGGTCGGTCAGGACAACGAACCGTTCGTAGCGATGAGACCCATCGTTAACAACATGGGCCTGGTTTGGGCGGCTCAGTACGTGAAGATCATGGAGCGGTTCAGTTCAACCGTTTCGGAAATCGAAACGGTTGCCGATGATGGCAAGATGCGCAGCATGACGTGCATGCCCTTGCGCAAACTCCCGGCCTGGCTCTACTCCATCAGCCCTAACAAGGTGAAACCCGAGCTCCGGGACAAGGTCATCCGCTACCAGGAAGAATGCGACGACGCACTCTGGGCCTACTGGACCCAAGGCAGCGCCCAACGCCCCGGCTCCACCGGCATCACCCAGCGCATCGCCCTCTCCCGTCACCGCCTCGCCCTGGCCAAGGAACTCCACCGCACCCGCGATCACGACTTGCGCGTGGTCATCCACCAGCAGCTCGACGAAGTCTCCCGCGCCATGGGCCTGCCAACGCCAGAACTGGACAGCCTTGGCCGCGCCGCCCCCGAAGCGCCCGACCTGCTCACCCGCTTCTGGGAACAGCTCGCCTTCCTGGACGGAAAGGGAGTCGACTACAACCACGCGATCGATCCCGGTCTGTTGGCAATCAACCTCGTCCACCTCGCCGAGCTACTAAAGGAACACGGACAGCCGTTCCGACCCACCCGGCCTTTGCATGAAGCGCTGCGGCAGAGCCATTCGCCACAGTTCCTGGAGCACAAACCAGTGTTCAGCCGGCTTATCCGCAAGAGTGTCAGGTGCTGGGTATTCAAACGCGCTTGA
- a CDS encoding DUF1484 family protein produces MAVNALDELRDLHTHFNLLRGADSALLKANNFDTKLNHLGHLVDELERQRETYFNLTSIDGALEMLLELLHAAHAEKLYSDHLHCLMEPLRGKLYRALNEMEAII; encoded by the coding sequence ATGGCAGTGAACGCCCTAGACGAACTCCGCGACCTTCACACTCACTTCAACCTGCTCCGTGGTGCCGACAGCGCCCTGCTCAAAGCCAACAACTTCGACACCAAGCTCAACCACCTCGGGCACCTGGTGGATGAGCTGGAGCGGCAGCGGGAAACTTACTTCAACCTGACCAGCATTGATGGCGCCCTGGAGATGCTCCTGGAGCTTCTACACGCGGCCCACGCCGAAAAACTCTACAGCGACCACCTGCACTGCTTGATGGAACCGCTGCGCGGGAAGCTGTACCGGGCGCTGAATGAGATGGAAGCGATTATCTAG
- a CDS encoding phage virion morphogenesis protein codes for MSNDLRALEDWAGALLVKLGPTERRRLTQSIARDLRRSQQQRIASQRNPDGSAYAPRKPRKLRSKAGRIRRKMFAKLRTARHLKLQSSAERIAIGFLGRTARLARIHQYGLRDRAGRNAPQVQYSQRELLGFSDAELQHIRDQLLAHLVGP; via the coding sequence GTGTCGAATGACCTGCGCGCCCTGGAGGACTGGGCCGGCGCGCTCCTGGTCAAACTCGGCCCCACCGAGCGCCGGCGCCTCACCCAATCCATCGCCCGCGACCTGCGCCGCAGCCAGCAGCAACGCATCGCCAGCCAGCGCAACCCGGACGGCAGCGCCTACGCCCCGCGCAAACCCCGCAAGCTGCGCAGCAAGGCCGGGCGCATCCGCCGCAAAATGTTCGCCAAGCTGCGCACCGCCCGGCACCTCAAGCTGCAGAGCAGCGCCGAGCGCATCGCCATCGGCTTCCTCGGCCGCACCGCGCGCCTGGCCCGCATCCACCAGTACGGTCTGAGAGACCGGGCAGGACGGAATGCGCCGCAGGTGCAGTACAGCCAGCGGGAGTTGTTGGGGTTCAGTGATGCGGAGCTACAGCACATTCGGGATCAGTTGTTGGCGCACCTGGTGGGGCCTTGA
- a CDS encoding phage tail protein, producing MNKPDSLRRHLLASIPELSHNPERLLLFIDNGRIRSTAAAGLSFEYSYSLNLIFTDYAGHADAIAVPLLAWLREHQPELLANHDRGKDAITFEADRLDNSKVDLAITLPLTERVIVQRHREGRLELQHPDEPPLTPHQPAARYALYSGNTLLAAWDSAPPRGVDLETPHPGPTRVE from the coding sequence ATGAACAAGCCCGACTCCCTGCGCCGCCACCTCCTCGCCAGCATCCCCGAGCTCAGCCACAACCCCGAGCGCCTGCTGCTGTTCATCGACAACGGCAGGATCCGCAGCACCGCCGCGGCCGGCCTCTCCTTCGAGTACAGCTACAGCCTCAACCTCATCTTCACCGACTACGCCGGCCACGCCGACGCCATCGCCGTGCCCCTCCTCGCCTGGCTGCGCGAACACCAGCCGGAACTGCTGGCCAACCACGACAGGGGCAAGGACGCCATCACCTTCGAAGCCGACCGCCTCGACAACAGCAAGGTCGACCTCGCCATCACCCTTCCCCTCACCGAGCGCGTCATCGTCCAGCGCCACCGCGAGGGCCGCCTGGAACTGCAACACCCGGACGAACCCCCACTCACCCCACACCAGCCCGCCGCGCGCTACGCCCTCTATTCGGGCAATACCCTGCTCGCCGCCTGGGACAGCGCGCCGCCCAGGGGCGTGGACCTCGAAACCCCGCATCCGGGCCCCACCCGTGTCGAATGA
- a CDS encoding N-acetylmuramidase domain-containing protein produces the protein MTLLRHGQRGQAVRQLQQQLNLAGAELYVDGHFGDATEAAVRTYQRQTGLVPDGIAGPKTQAALANQDDPRLLRNRTLTAIAERLRVEPAALYAINEVESRGQGFLPNGKPVILFERHIMYRQLSATRPQQADPLAALHPNLINPRPGGYVGGTAEHQRLANARLLDDSCALQSTSWGAFQIMGFHWQRLGYPSVQAFATAMEESEDQQFEAFARFIETDPQLLSALQGKRWAAFARLYNGPAYARNLYDVKLARAYKRHANAENAA, from the coding sequence ATGACCCTCCTTCGCCACGGGCAACGCGGCCAGGCTGTCCGTCAACTGCAACAACAACTCAACCTGGCCGGCGCAGAGCTCTATGTCGACGGCCACTTCGGCGATGCCACCGAAGCCGCCGTGCGCACCTACCAGCGCCAGACCGGCCTCGTCCCCGACGGCATCGCCGGGCCCAAGACCCAGGCCGCCCTCGCCAACCAGGACGACCCGCGCCTGCTCCGCAACCGCACCCTCACCGCCATCGCCGAGCGGCTCCGGGTCGAACCCGCCGCCCTCTACGCCATCAACGAAGTGGAAAGCCGCGGCCAGGGCTTCCTGCCCAACGGCAAGCCCGTCATCCTCTTCGAGCGCCACATCATGTACCGGCAACTCAGCGCCACCCGCCCGCAGCAGGCCGACCCGCTCGCAGCCCTTCACCCCAACCTCATCAACCCCCGCCCGGGTGGCTACGTCGGCGGCACGGCCGAACACCAGCGCCTGGCCAACGCCCGTCTTCTGGACGACAGCTGCGCCCTCCAGTCCACCAGTTGGGGAGCGTTCCAGATCATGGGCTTCCACTGGCAACGCCTCGGCTACCCCAGCGTCCAGGCATTCGCCACCGCCATGGAAGAAAGCGAAGACCAGCAGTTCGAAGCCTTCGCCCGCTTCATCGAAACCGACCCCCAGCTCCTGAGCGCCCTCCAGGGCAAACGCTGGGCCGCCTTCGCCAGGCTCTACAACGGCCCCGCCTACGCCCGGAACCTCTACGACGTGAAGCTGGCCCGCGCCTACAAGCGCCACGCCAACGCGGAGAACGCGGCATGA
- a CDS encoding phage holin, lambda family, with product MPEKPEHWAWFATWLEEHWPAVYAALLGTVIAGLRVLYGGGGLRQVGLEAPLCGAITLSASAGLQLIAIPASAAPFFGGVIGLLGVEGVRAIARRHLHQNGGPQ from the coding sequence ATGCCCGAAAAGCCCGAACACTGGGCCTGGTTCGCCACCTGGCTGGAAGAACACTGGCCCGCCGTCTACGCCGCCCTGCTCGGCACCGTCATCGCCGGCCTGCGGGTTCTCTACGGCGGCGGAGGCCTGCGCCAGGTCGGTCTCGAAGCCCCCCTGTGCGGCGCCATCACCCTCTCCGCCAGCGCCGGCCTCCAGCTCATCGCCATCCCGGCCAGCGCCGCCCCCTTCTTCGGCGGCGTCATCGGCCTGCTCGGCGTCGAGGGTGTCCGTGCCATCGCCCGGCGCCACCTCCACCAGAACGGAGGCCCGCAATGA
- a CDS encoding tail protein X yields MDIAIAHQDETLDALCWRIYGRTAGITEAVLQANPGLAEQGPVLHQGTAVRLPPQPPEPERTPIRLWD; encoded by the coding sequence ATGGACATCGCCATCGCCCACCAGGACGAAACCCTCGATGCCCTCTGCTGGCGAATCTACGGACGCACCGCCGGCATCACCGAGGCCGTGCTCCAGGCCAACCCCGGCCTCGCCGAACAGGGCCCCGTCCTGCACCAGGGCACCGCCGTCCGCCTGCCCCCACAACCACCCGAGCCCGAGCGGACGCCCATCCGACTCTGGGACTGA
- a CDS encoding head completion/stabilization protein translates to MSGFIAGGHSAPLTLANDGWWPDIQAESLRAELRLDASITNARLKAAALSAMLHTNRELAPYKAHHQAAGHPHLDAVPTQRLGDRSPLVLLYLRAIACGTGAELAERYRSLDSSGEGQANADALTPSIDELRRDQRWAIRDLLGRPRTTVELI, encoded by the coding sequence ATGAGCGGATTCATCGCCGGCGGCCACAGCGCCCCCCTCACCCTCGCCAACGACGGATGGTGGCCCGACATCCAGGCGGAGTCCCTGCGCGCCGAACTGCGCCTCGACGCCTCCATCACCAACGCCCGGCTCAAGGCCGCCGCCCTCAGCGCCATGCTTCACACCAACCGTGAACTGGCCCCCTACAAAGCCCATCACCAGGCCGCCGGCCACCCCCACCTGGACGCCGTCCCGACCCAACGCCTGGGCGACCGGAGCCCGCTCGTCCTGCTCTACCTGCGCGCCATCGCCTGCGGTACCGGAGCCGAACTCGCCGAACGCTACCGCAGCCTCGACAGCAGCGGCGAAGGCCAGGCCAACGCCGATGCCCTCACCCCCAGCATCGACGAACTGCGCCGCGACCAGCGCTGGGCCATCCGCGACCTGCTCGGCCGCCCACGCACCACCGTGGAACTCATCTGA
- a CDS encoding phage terminase small subunit, translating into MSSPARQHFQRVTAALEAAQAGRDDSMEGANAYELQLAQLLQHRLRLRQIQSNQGKAELKRQLLPEYAPYLQGVLAEGRGAQDEVLTTLMVWHIDAGDYKGALDIAAYVLEHQLVMPDRFQRTTGCLVAEEIAEAALKAQKTGEHFDLATLHRTALLTVDQDMPDEVRAKLHLAMGRATLAGLTEEEPGRPGQVAAGIELLKRAIELHSACGGKKDLEQAERLQKRIAATGS; encoded by the coding sequence ATGAGCAGCCCTGCCCGCCAGCACTTCCAGCGCGTCACCGCCGCCCTCGAGGCGGCCCAGGCCGGCCGCGACGACAGCATGGAAGGCGCCAACGCCTACGAGCTGCAGCTCGCCCAGCTCCTGCAGCACCGCCTGCGCCTGCGGCAGATCCAGTCCAACCAGGGCAAGGCCGAGCTCAAGCGCCAGCTGTTGCCCGAATACGCCCCCTACCTCCAGGGCGTACTCGCGGAAGGCCGCGGCGCCCAGGACGAAGTGCTCACCACCCTCATGGTCTGGCACATCGACGCCGGCGACTACAAAGGCGCCCTGGACATCGCCGCCTACGTGCTGGAGCACCAACTGGTCATGCCCGACCGCTTCCAGCGCACCACCGGCTGCCTGGTGGCCGAGGAGATCGCCGAAGCCGCACTCAAGGCGCAGAAGACCGGCGAGCACTTCGACCTCGCCACCCTGCACCGCACCGCCCTGCTCACCGTCGACCAGGACATGCCCGACGAAGTGCGCGCCAAACTCCACCTCGCCATGGGCCGGGCCACCCTCGCCGGCCTCACCGAGGAAGAGCCCGGCCGCCCCGGGCAAGTCGCCGCCGGCATCGAGCTGCTCAAGCGCGCCATCGAACTGCACAGCGCCTGCGGCGGCAAAAAGGACCTGGAGCAGGCCGAACGCCTGCAAAAACGAATCGCTGCCACCGGCAGCTGA
- a CDS encoding phage major capsid protein, P2 family codes for MRNETRVLYNAFTQQLGQLNGVPDVSKKFNVEPTIEQKLETRIQESSSFLSRINVYGVREQEGEKVGLDIDSPTASTTDTEKQARQTHDPTGLDQRRYRCEQTNFDTHIRYQKLDAWAKFPDFQTRIRNLIVHNQALARIMIGWNGVSRAATSNKAKNPLLQDVNIGWLQKMRVENAARVMTEGKKGSGKIVIGADGDYKNLDALVFDMVEEFIHPVFQEDTRLVAICGRKLLADKYFPIINQQHAPSEMLASDIVTSQKRLGNLPAVRVPYFPADGLMITPLENLSIYWQLETRRRTLVDHAARDRIENYESVNESYVIEELAAASLAENILVGP; via the coding sequence ATGCGCAACGAAACCCGCGTCCTCTACAACGCCTTCACCCAGCAACTGGGCCAGCTCAACGGCGTGCCCGACGTCAGCAAGAAATTCAACGTCGAGCCCACCATCGAGCAGAAGCTCGAAACCCGCATCCAGGAATCCAGCTCCTTCCTCTCGCGGATCAACGTCTACGGCGTGCGCGAGCAGGAAGGCGAGAAGGTCGGCCTGGACATCGACAGCCCCACCGCCAGCACCACCGACACCGAAAAACAGGCGCGCCAGACCCACGACCCGACCGGCCTGGACCAGCGTCGCTACCGTTGCGAACAGACCAACTTCGACACCCACATCCGCTACCAGAAGCTCGACGCCTGGGCCAAGTTCCCCGACTTCCAGACGCGCATCCGCAACCTCATCGTCCACAACCAGGCCCTGGCGCGGATCATGATCGGCTGGAACGGCGTCAGCCGCGCCGCCACCTCCAACAAGGCCAAGAACCCCCTCCTGCAGGACGTGAACATCGGCTGGCTGCAGAAAATGCGCGTCGAGAACGCCGCGCGCGTGATGACGGAAGGAAAGAAAGGCAGCGGCAAGATCGTCATCGGCGCCGACGGCGACTACAAGAACCTCGACGCCCTGGTGTTCGACATGGTCGAGGAGTTCATCCACCCCGTCTTCCAGGAAGACACCCGCCTGGTCGCCATCTGCGGCCGCAAGCTGCTGGCCGACAAATACTTCCCCATCATCAACCAGCAACACGCGCCCAGCGAAATGCTCGCCTCCGACATCGTCACCAGCCAGAAACGCCTGGGCAACCTGCCCGCCGTGCGCGTGCCCTACTTCCCTGCCGACGGGCTGATGATCACCCCGCTGGAAAACCTCTCCATCTACTGGCAACTGGAGACTCGCCGCCGCACCCTGGTCGATCACGCCGCCCGCGACCGCATCGAGAACTACGAGTCAGTCAACGAGAGCTACGTGATCGAAGAACTGGCCGCAGCCAGCCTGGCGGAAAACATCCTGGTCGGGCCCTGA